From a single Streptomyces rubradiris genomic region:
- a CDS encoding trimeric intracellular cation channel family protein, translating into MQLEQLFSPSVQHTLDVIGIFVFAISGALLAVRKNFDVFGIAVLAEVTALGGGLFRDLVIGAVPPAAFTDLGYFVTPLLAALVVFFLHPHVERIQAAVLVFDAAGLGLFCVSGTTKAYSYGLGLTASATLGLATAVGGGVLRDVLANEVPSLLRWDRDLYAVPAIVGSAMVVLCIRYDILTPLTSAFAALTAFVLRLLAMRFHWRAPRAWNRRSTVTEE; encoded by the coding sequence GTGCAGCTCGAGCAACTCTTCAGTCCCTCCGTCCAGCACACGCTCGATGTGATCGGGATCTTCGTGTTCGCGATCTCCGGCGCCCTGCTGGCCGTCCGGAAGAACTTCGACGTGTTCGGCATCGCCGTGCTCGCCGAGGTCACCGCGCTGGGCGGCGGACTGTTCCGGGACCTGGTCATCGGGGCCGTCCCCCCGGCGGCCTTCACGGACCTCGGGTACTTCGTCACCCCGCTGCTCGCCGCGCTCGTCGTCTTCTTCCTGCACCCGCACGTGGAGCGCATCCAGGCGGCGGTGCTCGTCTTCGACGCGGCCGGCCTCGGCCTGTTCTGCGTCAGCGGCACGACGAAGGCGTACAGCTACGGGCTCGGCCTGACCGCGTCGGCGACGCTGGGCCTGGCCACCGCCGTCGGCGGCGGTGTGCTGCGGGACGTGCTGGCCAACGAGGTGCCCTCGCTGCTGCGCTGGGACCGCGACCTGTACGCGGTCCCGGCGATCGTGGGCTCCGCGATGGTGGTGCTGTGCATCCGCTACGACATCCTCACCCCGCTCACCAGCGCCTTCGCCGCGCTCACGGCGTTCGTGCTGCGCCTGCTCGCGATGCGGTTCCACTGGCGGGCGCCGCGTGCGTGGAACCGGCGCTCGACGGTGACGGAGGAGTAG